The following coding sequences are from one Scomber japonicus isolate fScoJap1 chromosome 3, fScoJap1.pri, whole genome shotgun sequence window:
- the per3 gene encoding period circadian protein homolog 3 isoform X1, translating to MCDQSAEMPGGDSGPDGEEPALLLATQGHGQERVPSGQLEGGAQSEHLRGEESGGSGGEVGQEDEEMTSGSHDLSSSANHSPGSTIGSTSVSTKSSEHVNGGKEQTHREVMTTVAEMKKRLPSDKRSRSKASTVEALHYALNCVKQVQANSEYYKLLMKNGQDERRDATVCTLEELERVTSEQTLTLKNTDSFMVVFALSSGRVLYASEQAPSILCCKRKFLESAKFVELLFHQDVNVFYSHTAQPHLPPWSNSHTAGVLFDCAQVKSFFCRIRGGKDREGEMRYNPFRITPYLLKVQGTGSSGDEEEPCCLALAERIISGYEAPRIPMDKRIFTTTHSPGCVFLEVDDRAVPLLGYLPQDLIGTSLLTHIHPEDRPLMLSMHRKVLKYAGQPPFEHSPVRLRCQNGDYITLDTSWSSFINPWSRKVAFIIGRHKVRTSPLNEDVFAARPKEYFPITHEEIKDLQGKIYKLFLQPVHNNGSSGYGSLGSNGSHEHYISVASSSDSNGNLWEDAHREPMTLHQICAEVNSVKSWGQQAYRDSSHKIALLGKPATARQPPGASKPEVRDREEGRKQTHIPSYQQINCVDNIIRYLESCTGPALKRKSESQSLATSSSSSSTSEDDKPAGATDTAQANSDVVVLNGKVSVGTTAAAVVGAPLTDITMSTKAMSVVSVTSQCSYSSTIVHVPQPESEATALEDAPMGSEPTDAPPTSVRTAPSPATEEKRFVGLTKEVLSAHTQKEEQEYVDRFRHRILQSPYSSHLQLDNSSMAHSHHRGDYVRPVSASGWNCSRRGKPRPKRPKPQGSSDSYTSPAGPPRHVPNSWPSSESSQPHMCSPYNQASPLQAPFFPMMATQPVPQQPPAPQQLPGATPMVLQPPDQTQLSYNFNIKQSTQNLPGIQPIQMEPIQNLQNIQNFHTLQAMAQAQNINPYMTPVMAVILPNFQTFTPAYPSIYPPSTPSYLPQAPINMTGFAPDSAPFVQPQFQCQPGPQSQTSPGLLLCSPRASSSIGEEEEAAGPRALFSSSRSSSPLQLNLLQEELPKLSEGQSSTGHNHAESLHEQHTNEGGAPSESGNHDAQSTTSELLELLLQEDARSGTGSNASGSGSGESGSLGSGSGSGSNGTSTSHTGSSNSSKYFASNDSSDTSRKARKSQEAPAEHQHTFNTQVENSLWGMIQHTPERVMMTYQICTRDQNEVLAEDREKLRVLQPLQPWFSQEQREELAEVHPWIQQHTIPQEIDTQGCVSCSSGAVGAHPSHPPAPDSSSPLDSPQQDSIGPGVDT from the exons ATGTGTGACCAAAGTGCGGAGATGCCAGGTGGAGACAGCGGTCCAGATGGGGAGGAGCCTGCGTTACTGTTGGCCACACAGGGCCATGGGCAAGAGAGGGTGCCATCAGGGCAGCTGGAAGGAGGGGCACAGTCTGAGCACCTCAGGGGAGAGGAGAGCGGAGGTTCAGGTGGAGAGGTGGGGCAGGAAGACGAGGAGATGACGAGCGGTTCGCATGACCTCTCCTCCTCAGCCAATCATAGCCCTGGTAGCACCATAGGATCCACCTCAGTCTCCACCAAGAG CAGTGAGCATGTAAATGGTggaaaggagcagactcacagAGAGGTGATGACCACAGTGGCTGAGATGAAGAAGAGGCTTCCATCAGATAAACGCAGCCGTAGCAAAGCTAGCACTGTGGAGGCCTTACATTACGCACTTAACTGCGTCAAGCAAGTACAAG CCAATAGTGAGTACTACAAACTGCTGATGAAAAACGGCCAGGACGAGAGGAGAGATGCCACTGTCTGCACCCTGGAAGAGTTGGAGAGAGTCACCTCTgaacaaaccctaacccttaaaaacACG gACTCGTTCATGGTGGTTTTCGCACTGTCGAGCGGCCGTGTGCTGTACGCGTCAGAGCAGGCTCCCAGCATCCTGTGCTGCAAGAGGAAGTTCCTGGAGTCGGCCAAGTTTGTGGAGCTGCTCTTTCACCAAGATGTAAATGTCTTCTATTCACACACGGCGCAGCCACATCTGCCACCCTGGAGCAACTCACACACAG CAGGCGTTTTGTTTGACTGTGCCCAGGTCAAGTCTTTCTTCTGCAGAATCAG gggTGGGAAGGACCGTGAGGGTGAGATGCGTTACAACCCGTTTCGGATCACACCTTATCTGCTGAAGGTGCAGGGAACAGGAAGCAGTGGGGACGAGGAGGAGCCGTGTTGCTTGGCTCTCGCTGAACGAATCATCTCTGGATATGAGg CACCTCGGATCCCCATGGACAAGCGAATTTTCACCACGACACACTCACCTGGGTGTGTTTTCCTGGAAGTGGATGACAG GGCTGTGCCATTGCTTGGATACCTTCCTCAGGATCTGATTGGCACATCGTTGCTGACCCACATTCACCCAGAGGACCGACCCCTCATGCTGTCTATGCACAGGAAAG TGTTGAAGTATGCGGGCCAGCCTCCATTTGAGCACTCGCCGGTGCGTCTGCGCTGTCAAAATGGAGATTACATCACCTTGGACACCAGCTGGTCGAGCTTCATCAACCCTTGGAGCCGAAAGGTGGCCTTCATCATTGGAAGGCATAAAGTCAGAAC GAGTCCACTGAATGAGGACGTGTTTGCTGCTCGGCCTAAGGAGTATTTCCCAATCACacatgaagaaataaaagatcTGCAAGGAAAGATCTATAAACTCTTCCTGCAG CCGGTCCATAACAATGGTTCCAGTGGTTACGGCAGTTTAGGAAGCAACGGCTCTCATGAGCATTACATCAGCGTAGCTTCTTCCAGTGACAGTAATGGTAACCTGTGGGAGGATGCACATCGGGAACCG ATGACTCTGCACCAAATCTGTGCTGAGGTGAACAGTGTCAAGAGTTGGGGCCAACAAGCCTATCGGGATTCCAGCCACAAAATTGCTCTTCTTGGTAAACCTGCCACAG CACGTCAGCCCCCTGGAGCCTCAAAGCCTGAGGTCAGAGATCGTGAAGAAGGCAGGAAGCAAACACACATTCCCTCCTACCAGCAGATCAACTGTGTGGACAACATTATCAG aTATTTGGAGAGCTGTACAGGTCCAGCCCTTAAGCGGAAGAGTGAATCTCAATCCCTGgccacctcttcttcctcatcgtCTACCTCAGAAGATGACAAGCCCGCTGGAGCCACTGACACAGCTCAGGCCAACTCAGATG TGGTGGTGTTGAACGGTAAGGTGTCGGTGGgcactacagcagcagcagtcgtTGGAGCACCTCTAACAGACATCACCATGTCCACCAAGGCCATGAGTGTGGTCTCTGTCACCAGCCAGTGTTCATACAGCAGCACCATCGTCCATGTACCCCAGCCTGAATCAG AGGCCACAGCACTGGAGGATGCCCCAATGGGCAGTGAGCCCACCGATGCTCCTCCGACCTCTGTCCGTACAGCCCCGAGCCCTGCCACAGAAGAGAAAAGGTTTGTAGGTCTCACCAAGGAGGTACTATCGGCTCACACCCAGAAGGAGGAGCAAGAATATGTGGATCGATTCCGCCATCGCATCCTCCAGAGCCCCTACAGTTCCCATCTGCAGCTGGACAACAGCTCTATGGCTCACTCCCACCACCGAg GTGACTATGTGCGTCCAGTGAGTGCTTCTGGGTGGAACTGCTCTCGGAGAGGAAAGCCCAGACCCAAGCGCCCTAAACCACAGGGCTCCTCAGACAGCTACACCTCCCCAGCTGGTCCGCCTCGCCATGTTCCTAACTCCTGGCCCTCCTCAGAGTCCTCCCAGCCCCATATGTGTTCGCCCTACAACCAGGCATCTCCACTCCAGGCGCCATTCTTTCCCATGATGGCTACCCAACCTGTCCCACAGCAACCACCTGCACCACAACAACTACCTGGAGCCACTCCTATGGTGTTGCAGCCTCCTGACCAAACCCAGCTCAGCTACAACTTCAACATTAAGCAGTCTACTCAGAACCTGCCAGGCATACAACCAATCCAGATGGAGCCCATCCAGAACCTGCAGAACATTCAAAACTTCCACACGCTACAGGCCATGGCTCAAGCCCAGAACATCAATCCTTACATGACTCCAGTCATGGCTGTCATCCTGCCCAACTTCCAAACTTTCACTCCAGCCTACCCGTCCATTTACCCACCGTCCACCCCCTCTTATCTGCCCCAAGCACCGATCAATATGACAGGATTTGCCCCGGACAGTGCCCCCTTTGTTCAGCCCCAATTCCAATGTCAGCCTGGCCCCCAATCACAGACCTCCCCAGGCCTTCTGCTTTGCTCACCCAGAGCCAGCTCCTCTAttggggaagaggaggaggcagctGGCCCCCGGGCTTTGTTCTCCAGCTCTCGCTCAAGTTCTCCCCTTCAGCTCAACTTGCTGCAGGAGGAGCTGCCCAAGCTGAGTGAAGGGCAGAGTAGCACCGGGCACAACCACGCTGAGAGCCTCCACGAACAACACACTAACGAG GGTGGCGCCCCTAGTGAGTCTGGGAACCATGATGCCCAGTCAACAACCAGCGAGCTGCTTGAACTGTTGCTGCAGGAGGATGCCAGGTCTGGGACTGGCTCAAATGCCTCAGGGTCTGGGTCAGGGGAGTCTGGCTCACTAGGATCTGGATCTGGCTCCGGCTCCAATGGAACCTCCACCTCGCACACCG gcagcagcaacagcagcaaataCTTTGCCAGCAATGATTCATCAGACACATCACGCAAAGCTCGCAAGAGCCAGGAAGCACCGGCAGAACACCAACACACCTTCAACACTCAGGTGGAGAACTCGCTGTGGGGCATGATCCAGCACACTCCGGAGCGCGTCATGATGACGTACCAGATCTGCACcag ggACCAGAATGAGGTGCTGGCAGAGGACCGAGAGAAGCTGCGGGTTCTTCAGCCCCTCCAACCCTGGTTCAGccaggagcagagagaggagctggCTGAGGTTCATCCCTGGATCCAACAGCACACTATCCCACAGGAGATAGACACACAG GGTTGTGTGAGCTGCAGCTCAGGTGCAGTGGGGGCCCACCCCTCTCACCCCCCCGCCCCCGATAGCTCGTCCCCTTTGGACAGCCCTCAGCAGGATTCAATTGGACCTGGGGTAGACACTTGA
- the per3 gene encoding period circadian protein homolog 3 isoform X2, producing MCDQSAEMPGGDSGPDGEEPALLLATQGHGQERVPSGQLEGGAQSEHLRGEESGGSGGEVGQEDEEMTSGSHDLSSSANHSPGSTIGSTSVSTKSSEHVNGGKEQTHREVMTTVAEMKKRLPSDKRSRSKASTVEALHYALNCVKQVQANSEYYKLLMKNGQDERRDATVCTLEELERVTSEQTLTLKNTDSFMVVFALSSGRVLYASEQAPSILCCKRKFLESAKFVELLFHQDVNVFYSHTAQPHLPPWSNSHTAGVLFDCAQVKSFFCRIRGGKDREGEMRYNPFRITPYLLKVQGTGSSGDEEEPCCLALAERIISGYEAPRIPMDKRIFTTTHSPGCVFLEVDDRAVPLLGYLPQDLIGTSLLTHIHPEDRPLMLSMHRKVLKYAGQPPFEHSPVRLRCQNGDYITLDTSWSSFINPWSRKVAFIIGRHKVRTSPLNEDVFAARPKEYFPITHEEIKDLQGKIYKLFLQPVHNNGSSGYGSLGSNGSHEHYISVASSSDSNGNLWEDAHREPMTLHQICAEVNSVKSWGQQAYRDSSHKIALLARQPPGASKPEVRDREEGRKQTHIPSYQQINCVDNIIRYLESCTGPALKRKSESQSLATSSSSSSTSEDDKPAGATDTAQANSDVVVLNGKVSVGTTAAAVVGAPLTDITMSTKAMSVVSVTSQCSYSSTIVHVPQPESEATALEDAPMGSEPTDAPPTSVRTAPSPATEEKRFVGLTKEVLSAHTQKEEQEYVDRFRHRILQSPYSSHLQLDNSSMAHSHHRGDYVRPVSASGWNCSRRGKPRPKRPKPQGSSDSYTSPAGPPRHVPNSWPSSESSQPHMCSPYNQASPLQAPFFPMMATQPVPQQPPAPQQLPGATPMVLQPPDQTQLSYNFNIKQSTQNLPGIQPIQMEPIQNLQNIQNFHTLQAMAQAQNINPYMTPVMAVILPNFQTFTPAYPSIYPPSTPSYLPQAPINMTGFAPDSAPFVQPQFQCQPGPQSQTSPGLLLCSPRASSSIGEEEEAAGPRALFSSSRSSSPLQLNLLQEELPKLSEGQSSTGHNHAESLHEQHTNEGGAPSESGNHDAQSTTSELLELLLQEDARSGTGSNASGSGSGESGSLGSGSGSGSNGTSTSHTGSSNSSKYFASNDSSDTSRKARKSQEAPAEHQHTFNTQVENSLWGMIQHTPERVMMTYQICTRDQNEVLAEDREKLRVLQPLQPWFSQEQREELAEVHPWIQQHTIPQEIDTQGCVSCSSGAVGAHPSHPPAPDSSSPLDSPQQDSIGPGVDT from the exons ATGTGTGACCAAAGTGCGGAGATGCCAGGTGGAGACAGCGGTCCAGATGGGGAGGAGCCTGCGTTACTGTTGGCCACACAGGGCCATGGGCAAGAGAGGGTGCCATCAGGGCAGCTGGAAGGAGGGGCACAGTCTGAGCACCTCAGGGGAGAGGAGAGCGGAGGTTCAGGTGGAGAGGTGGGGCAGGAAGACGAGGAGATGACGAGCGGTTCGCATGACCTCTCCTCCTCAGCCAATCATAGCCCTGGTAGCACCATAGGATCCACCTCAGTCTCCACCAAGAG CAGTGAGCATGTAAATGGTggaaaggagcagactcacagAGAGGTGATGACCACAGTGGCTGAGATGAAGAAGAGGCTTCCATCAGATAAACGCAGCCGTAGCAAAGCTAGCACTGTGGAGGCCTTACATTACGCACTTAACTGCGTCAAGCAAGTACAAG CCAATAGTGAGTACTACAAACTGCTGATGAAAAACGGCCAGGACGAGAGGAGAGATGCCACTGTCTGCACCCTGGAAGAGTTGGAGAGAGTCACCTCTgaacaaaccctaacccttaaaaacACG gACTCGTTCATGGTGGTTTTCGCACTGTCGAGCGGCCGTGTGCTGTACGCGTCAGAGCAGGCTCCCAGCATCCTGTGCTGCAAGAGGAAGTTCCTGGAGTCGGCCAAGTTTGTGGAGCTGCTCTTTCACCAAGATGTAAATGTCTTCTATTCACACACGGCGCAGCCACATCTGCCACCCTGGAGCAACTCACACACAG CAGGCGTTTTGTTTGACTGTGCCCAGGTCAAGTCTTTCTTCTGCAGAATCAG gggTGGGAAGGACCGTGAGGGTGAGATGCGTTACAACCCGTTTCGGATCACACCTTATCTGCTGAAGGTGCAGGGAACAGGAAGCAGTGGGGACGAGGAGGAGCCGTGTTGCTTGGCTCTCGCTGAACGAATCATCTCTGGATATGAGg CACCTCGGATCCCCATGGACAAGCGAATTTTCACCACGACACACTCACCTGGGTGTGTTTTCCTGGAAGTGGATGACAG GGCTGTGCCATTGCTTGGATACCTTCCTCAGGATCTGATTGGCACATCGTTGCTGACCCACATTCACCCAGAGGACCGACCCCTCATGCTGTCTATGCACAGGAAAG TGTTGAAGTATGCGGGCCAGCCTCCATTTGAGCACTCGCCGGTGCGTCTGCGCTGTCAAAATGGAGATTACATCACCTTGGACACCAGCTGGTCGAGCTTCATCAACCCTTGGAGCCGAAAGGTGGCCTTCATCATTGGAAGGCATAAAGTCAGAAC GAGTCCACTGAATGAGGACGTGTTTGCTGCTCGGCCTAAGGAGTATTTCCCAATCACacatgaagaaataaaagatcTGCAAGGAAAGATCTATAAACTCTTCCTGCAG CCGGTCCATAACAATGGTTCCAGTGGTTACGGCAGTTTAGGAAGCAACGGCTCTCATGAGCATTACATCAGCGTAGCTTCTTCCAGTGACAGTAATGGTAACCTGTGGGAGGATGCACATCGGGAACCG ATGACTCTGCACCAAATCTGTGCTGAGGTGAACAGTGTCAAGAGTTGGGGCCAACAAGCCTATCGGGATTCCAGCCACAAAATTGCTCTTCTTG CACGTCAGCCCCCTGGAGCCTCAAAGCCTGAGGTCAGAGATCGTGAAGAAGGCAGGAAGCAAACACACATTCCCTCCTACCAGCAGATCAACTGTGTGGACAACATTATCAG aTATTTGGAGAGCTGTACAGGTCCAGCCCTTAAGCGGAAGAGTGAATCTCAATCCCTGgccacctcttcttcctcatcgtCTACCTCAGAAGATGACAAGCCCGCTGGAGCCACTGACACAGCTCAGGCCAACTCAGATG TGGTGGTGTTGAACGGTAAGGTGTCGGTGGgcactacagcagcagcagtcgtTGGAGCACCTCTAACAGACATCACCATGTCCACCAAGGCCATGAGTGTGGTCTCTGTCACCAGCCAGTGTTCATACAGCAGCACCATCGTCCATGTACCCCAGCCTGAATCAG AGGCCACAGCACTGGAGGATGCCCCAATGGGCAGTGAGCCCACCGATGCTCCTCCGACCTCTGTCCGTACAGCCCCGAGCCCTGCCACAGAAGAGAAAAGGTTTGTAGGTCTCACCAAGGAGGTACTATCGGCTCACACCCAGAAGGAGGAGCAAGAATATGTGGATCGATTCCGCCATCGCATCCTCCAGAGCCCCTACAGTTCCCATCTGCAGCTGGACAACAGCTCTATGGCTCACTCCCACCACCGAg GTGACTATGTGCGTCCAGTGAGTGCTTCTGGGTGGAACTGCTCTCGGAGAGGAAAGCCCAGACCCAAGCGCCCTAAACCACAGGGCTCCTCAGACAGCTACACCTCCCCAGCTGGTCCGCCTCGCCATGTTCCTAACTCCTGGCCCTCCTCAGAGTCCTCCCAGCCCCATATGTGTTCGCCCTACAACCAGGCATCTCCACTCCAGGCGCCATTCTTTCCCATGATGGCTACCCAACCTGTCCCACAGCAACCACCTGCACCACAACAACTACCTGGAGCCACTCCTATGGTGTTGCAGCCTCCTGACCAAACCCAGCTCAGCTACAACTTCAACATTAAGCAGTCTACTCAGAACCTGCCAGGCATACAACCAATCCAGATGGAGCCCATCCAGAACCTGCAGAACATTCAAAACTTCCACACGCTACAGGCCATGGCTCAAGCCCAGAACATCAATCCTTACATGACTCCAGTCATGGCTGTCATCCTGCCCAACTTCCAAACTTTCACTCCAGCCTACCCGTCCATTTACCCACCGTCCACCCCCTCTTATCTGCCCCAAGCACCGATCAATATGACAGGATTTGCCCCGGACAGTGCCCCCTTTGTTCAGCCCCAATTCCAATGTCAGCCTGGCCCCCAATCACAGACCTCCCCAGGCCTTCTGCTTTGCTCACCCAGAGCCAGCTCCTCTAttggggaagaggaggaggcagctGGCCCCCGGGCTTTGTTCTCCAGCTCTCGCTCAAGTTCTCCCCTTCAGCTCAACTTGCTGCAGGAGGAGCTGCCCAAGCTGAGTGAAGGGCAGAGTAGCACCGGGCACAACCACGCTGAGAGCCTCCACGAACAACACACTAACGAG GGTGGCGCCCCTAGTGAGTCTGGGAACCATGATGCCCAGTCAACAACCAGCGAGCTGCTTGAACTGTTGCTGCAGGAGGATGCCAGGTCTGGGACTGGCTCAAATGCCTCAGGGTCTGGGTCAGGGGAGTCTGGCTCACTAGGATCTGGATCTGGCTCCGGCTCCAATGGAACCTCCACCTCGCACACCG gcagcagcaacagcagcaaataCTTTGCCAGCAATGATTCATCAGACACATCACGCAAAGCTCGCAAGAGCCAGGAAGCACCGGCAGAACACCAACACACCTTCAACACTCAGGTGGAGAACTCGCTGTGGGGCATGATCCAGCACACTCCGGAGCGCGTCATGATGACGTACCAGATCTGCACcag ggACCAGAATGAGGTGCTGGCAGAGGACCGAGAGAAGCTGCGGGTTCTTCAGCCCCTCCAACCCTGGTTCAGccaggagcagagagaggagctggCTGAGGTTCATCCCTGGATCCAACAGCACACTATCCCACAGGAGATAGACACACAG GGTTGTGTGAGCTGCAGCTCAGGTGCAGTGGGGGCCCACCCCTCTCACCCCCCCGCCCCCGATAGCTCGTCCCCTTTGGACAGCCCTCAGCAGGATTCAATTGGACCTGGGGTAGACACTTGA